Proteins co-encoded in one Arachis hypogaea cultivar Tifrunner chromosome 11, arahy.Tifrunner.gnm2.J5K5, whole genome shotgun sequence genomic window:
- the LOC112722848 gene encoding tropinone reductase-like 3, translating to MEKRFKGKVAIVTASTQGIGFAIAERLGLEGASVVISSRKQQNVDEAAEKLRAKGIEVLALVCHVSNDQQRKDLIQKTAQKYGKIDVIVSNAAANPSVDPILQTKDSVLDKLWEINVKASILLLKDAAPHLHKGSSVVIVSSIAGFNPPASMSMYGVTKTALFGLTKALAAEMAPNTRVNCIAPGFVPTNFASFITSNQAIRQELEAKTLLGRLGTTEDMAAGTAFLASDDASYITGETLVIAGGMPSRL from the exons ATGGAAAAGAGGTTTAAGGGGAAGGTGGCCATCGTTACGGCTTCGACTCAGGGAATCGGCTTCGCCATAGCTGAGAGGCTGGGCTTGGAAGGTGCTTCCGTCGTCATCTCTTCTCGCAAGCAg CAAAATGTTGACGAGGCTGCAGAGAAACTTAGGGCTAAAGGAATTGAAGTTTTGGCCCTTGTTTGCCATGTCTCCAACGATCAACAGAGAaaggatttgattcaaaaaacCGCACAG AAGTATGGAAAGATAGATGTGATTGTGTCAAACGCAGCTGCAAATCCTTCTGTTGACCCCATTTTGCAAACCAAAGACTCTGTTCTTGACAAGCTTTGGGAGATTAATGTCAAAGCCTCTATACTTCTTCTCAAG GATGCAGCTCCTCACTTGCACAAAGGCTCATCTGTGGTTATTGTTTCCTCCATCGCCGGCTTCAATCCTCCTGCTTCTATGTCTATGTATGGAGTGACCAAAACAGCCCTTTTTGGACTTACCAAA GCCCTGGCTGCTGAGATGGCCCCAAACACTCGTGTAAACTGTATTGCTCCCGGTTTTGTGCCAACTAATTTTGCCTCGTTTATTACCAGTAATCAAGCTATT AGGCAAGAGCTTGAAGCAAAGACATTGCTTGGAAGGCTTGGTACAACTGAAGACATGGCGGCTGGGACAGCTTTCTTGGCATCTGATGATGCTTCTTATATCACAGGGGAAACTCTAGTCATTGCTGGGGGAATGCCATCGAGGCTGTAG
- the LOC112722846 gene encoding serine/threonine/tyrosine-protein kinase HT1 has protein sequence MQFTRASSMAGSCFHGLRMRRSKSKPLPELPPSSSSKKRMNSDLENMERKRFDSLESWSMILDSENVETWEASKEDQEEWTADLSQLFIGNKFASGAHSRIYRGIYKQRAVAVKMVRIPTQDEERRSLLEQQFKSEVALLSRLFHPNIVQFIAACKKPPVYCIITEYMSQGTLRMYLNKKEPYSLSIETILRLALDISRGMEYLHSQGVIHRDLKSNNLLLNDEMRVKVADFGTSCLETRCRETKGNMGTYRWMAPEMIKEKPYTRKVDVYSFGIVLWELTTALLPFQGMTPVQAAFAVAEKNERPPLPASCQPALAHLIKRCWAANPSKRPDFSDIVTTLEKYDECVKEGLPLTHHSRLVSRNLIERLKGCVSMSSSIPVHA, from the exons ATGCAATTcacaagagcttcttcaatggcTGGCTCATGCTTCCATGGGCTTCGCATGCGAAGGTCGAAGAGTAAGCCTTTACCGGAGCTTCCTCCTTCATCGTCTTCCAAGAAAAGGATGAATTCTGACTTAGAGAACATGGAGAGAAAGAGATTTGACAGCTTGGAATCATGGTCCATGATATTGGACTCTGAGAATGTGGAGACATGGGAAGCTTCTAAGGAGGATCAGGAGGAGTGGACTGCAGATTTGTCACAGCTTTTCATAGGGAACAAGTTTGCATCTGGAGCTCACAGTAGAATCTACCGTGGAATTTACAAGCAGAGAGCCGTAGCTGTGAAAATGGTGAGGATCCCGACACAGGACGAGGAGAGAAGATCCTTGCTTGAGCAGCAGTTCAAATCTGAAGTTGCTTTGCTTTCACGTCTCTTTCATCCGAACATAGTTCAG TTTATTGCAGCTTGTAAAAAACCGCCAGTGTACTGTATCATAACAGAATACATGTCACAAGGAACTCTGAGGATGTATCTGAACAAGAAAGAGCCATACTCTCTTTCAATTGAAACAATACTAAGGTTAGCTCTTGACATATCTAGGGGTATGGAGTACCTTCACTCGCAAGGCGTCATCCACAGAGATCTCAAGTCAAATAACCTTCTTCTCAATGATGAGATGAGGGTTAAGGTGGCAGATTTCGGCACATCTTGTCTCGAAACAAGGTGTCGCGAGACCAAAGGAAACATGGGAACGTATCGTTGGATGGCGCCAGAGATGATTAAGGAGAAACCTTACACTCGCAAAGTTGATGTGTATAGTTTTGGTATTGTGCTTTGGGAACTCACAACTGCTTTACTTCCCTTCCAAGGAATGACCCCTGTCCAAGCTGCTTTTGCTGTTGCTGAGAAG AATGAGAGGCCACCACTGCCGGCGAGTTGCCAGCCAGCACTAGCACACCTCATAAAGCGTTGCTGGGCGGCGAACCCATCGAAGAGGCCGGACTTCAGTGACATAGTGACCACTCTTGAGAAGTACGATGAATGTGTGAAGGAGGGACTTCCCCTAACTCATCATTCAAGACTTGTCAGCAGAAACCTCATTGAACGCTTAAAAGGCTGCGTCTCCATGAGTTCCTCCATACCTGTACATGCTTAA